DNA from Tripterygium wilfordii isolate XIE 37 chromosome 15, ASM1340144v1, whole genome shotgun sequence:
TCCTACGATTTTCAGTGGTAgatatccttattttttttaatgctcaGTCCCACAATCTCCACCaatattttcctttcttgaaaTTTTCTCTGCTGATGTAcgttttctgtgcaattttaaggGAACATGTCTACAAGTATCTCCATTTGTTATTATCTTGAtatctttttctatctttattttttccaaATGTATCATTTGTAATCTATTGAGCTCTGCTCTTGGGGCCCTGTGTAGAATCTCTAAATATACTCATTTTGATTTCTGATGAATTTTTGCAGAGCCCAGATGGAGATATAATTGACTGTGTCCATATATCTAATCAGCCAGCTTTTGATCACCCTTTCCTCAAAGACCACAAAATCCAGGTTCATTTTCCTCACTGGCATTCTTCAACAAtcatgcttcttttcttttctactgTCTTTCTGCTTCTCTGCTCTTCAATATTTCCCGATTTGTAATAGTGGGTTTTGTTTGGTTTCATTTAGATGAGGCCTAGTTATCACCCTGAAGGGCTCTTTGATGAGAGCAAGGTATCTGAAAAACCCAAAGAGAGAACAAACTCAATCACTCAGCTGTGGCACCAGAATGGTAAATGCCCTGAAGACACCATACCAGTAAGGAGAACAAAGGAAGATGATGTTCTTAGAGCAAGCTCAACTAAAAGATATGGAAAGAAAAGGCACAGAGCCATCCCTCAGCCCAGGTCTCCTGATCCTAGTCTTACCACTCAAAGTGGCCACCAGGTATGTATTTTCATCATCATTAGTGACTTTTCAAGTTCTTAGCTTTGATATTACTATTATgactgaattattttttttttccttttctttggcATATTTTTGTGGGGGGTTATTAGCATGCAATAGCATATGTTGAAGGAGATAGATATTATGGAGCAAAGGCAACCATTAATGTATGGGAACCCAAAATACAACAGCCTAATGAGTTCAGCTTGTCTCAGCTATGGATTCTGGGGGGTTCTTTTGGTGAAGATCTTAACAGCATTGAAGCTGGTTGGCAGGTAATAATTGAGCTTTGCATTTGAATAGAAAATACTAGCCATTGTTTATGCACAATTTTGGATTTTAACACTTGGATTTGCATGTTTCACAGGTCAGTCCAGATTTATATGGTGATAACAACACCAGGCTCTTCACTTACTGGACTGTAAGCTTTCCAATCTTTCTCAAAActcattttgttaatttttgtaCTTTAATGGGTTTTTGCTTACTCAGTTTGTGCAAATCACAGAGTGATGCATATCAAGCTACTGGTTGCTACAACCTCCTATGCTCAGGCTTTATTCAGATCAACAGTGAAATTGCAATGGGTGCAAGCATCTCACCTGTATCTGGCTTTCGCAATTCCCAATATGATATCAGTATACTTATTTGGAAGGTAAACAAGACTGAATTCCAAGGCCCTTTCTATTCAGTTCTAGTTTTCAATGGAGAGACCCACATTATCAAGATATTTTAGAAATGAGAGGTTAAGAAAGATTTGGACTCTACCTCCTGCTAATAATGCATGTGAACATTAGTGGAATTTGTCTTTTTCCATTGCAGTTTCACAGTGAAATGTCCATATGTATGTATCCTTGGCTGTAAGTGCCAAAACAGTACTTGATTATATTATTGAGAGTGAGATGGGTCAGACAAATAATTTAGCTTGTGATGCTGAGAATCTttggtattattattatttggttTCTGACACTGTAGctcattaaaaaaagagagccaAACATTAGTACTTCACCAATATTGGGTGCTATTAGTTTAATCTTTTGTTTAATGCATGTATGTGGCCTTTTAACTGTGGTTTTGTTCAATTGTTGGGAACTCTAGGATCCGAAAGAAGGGCACTGGTGGATGCAATTCGGCAACGACTATGTATTGGGTTATTGGCCTGCATTCCTGTTCTCATACTTAGCAGACAGCGCTTCCATGATCGAGTGGGGAGGAGAGGTTGTGAATTCAGAGCCAGACGGTGAACACACCTCGACTCAAATGGGTAGCGGTCGTTTCCCTGAAGAAGGGTTTAGTAAATCAAGCTATTTCAGGAACATTCAGGTTGTTGATTCTTCAAATAACCTTAAGGCCCCCAAAGGTATTGGCACCTTCACCGAGCAATCTAACTGCTACGATGTCCAAACCGGCAGCAATGGGGATTGGGGCCATTACTTTTATTATGGAGGCCCTGGTAGAAATCCCAATTGCCCATGATGAAAAACTACCTtactccctctccctctccctctccctctccctctccctgtGTATCGCATTCAATATAAGTGTAATCcttccctctctccctctttgTATACCCTTTTTAGCTAGGTTGGGTTAGTGACATATGTAACCTTGGCTGCTGTGGGAAATTTTGAGTCTTTTGTCTTGAACAGAAAAGGATTCTCCATGCAAGTCTGTTGGGGAATCTGAGGCCAAATTTCTTCAAAGCTAATAGAAACAAGGCCTTCCTTTCTCATCTTTGTATTCTATTTGTTTGTCCTACTGTCTTTGGAGTGGTTTGTTAAAAGATTGGAGTTCTACTTGCTGAAATTTGTTGAGTCTTGGGTCAACTTTTTCTTGGCTGACTAATATGAACAAAACTAGAATGTAAAGTTTGAAAAAGATATGTCGGGGGTGAATGGAAATGGCATGGGAGTGGATGACAGTACTTTATATCTAAAGGTGTATCTACTTTTCTGAAGAACCATGCTTATATTTTGCAAATTCAATGTACAAACGTTCACATTCACACACGCTTGAAGGCATTTATTTATGAATTCAAGCTTGATACCCTTTCAATTCTTGATTCCCCATTTACATTGCTTGAGAATTTTGAAAAGGGTGTGAATGACAATGTCATTTTCTTCCAGCTACCTTCAACCTGGCTTGATGTAAGATTTGTGACCCATCATCCCATGTGTGAGAGTCAACTTCTCAATAAGGCCCATTTTATAAGTAAATTCCAAGTACTGGTTTTGGTTGGCAAGTTTTGGGAAGTGGAAAGTGCTTCATGATATATGGGAAGAGAGCATTGCTAcatcaacaaaatggggtaacTGAAATCCATATTCTAGGATTTCTTTACTATTTATGTGGGAGATGATGTATACATTGTAATAGCTCTTCTTTATTGGGCCTGGTGAATATTGTCTCTTTTGAGTTAAT
Protein-coding regions in this window:
- the LOC120016992 gene encoding uncharacterized protein LOC120016992 produces the protein MGSSEHFRSVRVSGRGLALVLCLLGLVSLTCATRLSVSRQKLEVQKHLNRLNKAAVKSIESPDGDIIDCVHISNQPAFDHPFLKDHKIQMRPSYHPEGLFDESKVSEKPKERTNSITQLWHQNGKCPEDTIPVRRTKEDDVLRASSTKRYGKKRHRAIPQPRSPDPSLTTQSGHQHAIAYVEGDRYYGAKATINVWEPKIQQPNEFSLSQLWILGGSFGEDLNSIEAGWQVSPDLYGDNNTRLFTYWTSDAYQATGCYNLLCSGFIQINSEIAMGASISPVSGFRNSQYDISILIWKDPKEGHWWMQFGNDYVLGYWPAFLFSYLADSASMIEWGGEVVNSEPDGEHTSTQMGSGRFPEEGFSKSSYFRNIQVVDSSNNLKAPKGIGTFTEQSNCYDVQTGSNGDWGHYFYYGGPGRNPNCP